The following proteins are co-located in the Pseudomonas antarctica genome:
- a CDS encoding RimK family protein, which produces MSAVQSHWREVSEQTVAATITSNGYFSAPLKGSSQVVIIVERKEDWASYFPSEDIVTAQEYLEQTRENETGKRVQVINLCRSYKYLGHGYYCSLLAEARGHKVIPSVRTISELTKKSLYGLSLDDLDKTLDKALSHHLYSNTEGFTLTLYFGRTNIEPLQELARQLFETFPCPILLVEFRKNNGWHIEGVKSGVLHKLRDDQEDQFAHALDNFSRKIWRQPRSRRLARYDLAILHDPQEQLPPSNAKALENFVRVGKGLGIDVELIERKDYSRLAEYDALLIRETTSVDNHTYRFAKKAESEGLVVMDDPASILRCTNKVYLTDLLNSHQLGMPATEILYKERPEDFERVGERLGFPLVLKIPDGCFSRGVIKVESQEALLKATAELFEHSVLLLAQEFFYTEYDWRIGVLNRKPIFACQYFMSKGHWQIYNHKAIGQDINGECRTLAVHEAPKAVVELAVKTANLIGDGLYGVDLKQSGDKVVVIEVNDNPNMDAGIEDAYLQDDLYALVLEEFVRRLELKRQGQVW; this is translated from the coding sequence ATGTCGGCGGTACAAAGTCATTGGCGTGAAGTATCCGAGCAAACCGTCGCGGCGACAATAACTTCCAACGGTTATTTTTCCGCGCCTCTTAAAGGTTCCAGTCAAGTCGTGATTATTGTCGAGCGCAAGGAAGATTGGGCCTCCTACTTCCCCAGCGAAGACATCGTGACGGCCCAGGAGTACCTCGAGCAAACCCGCGAGAACGAAACGGGCAAGCGCGTGCAGGTCATCAACCTGTGCCGTAGCTACAAGTACCTGGGGCACGGTTACTACTGCTCGTTGCTGGCCGAAGCACGAGGGCACAAGGTGATTCCATCGGTGCGTACCATCAGCGAACTGACCAAAAAGTCGCTGTATGGCTTGTCCCTGGATGACTTGGATAAAACCCTCGATAAAGCCTTGAGTCATCACCTCTACAGCAATACCGAAGGGTTTACCCTGACGCTGTACTTTGGCCGAACCAATATAGAACCGTTGCAGGAGTTGGCCCGTCAGCTGTTTGAAACCTTCCCGTGTCCGATCTTGTTAGTTGAATTTCGCAAGAACAACGGCTGGCATATCGAGGGCGTGAAATCCGGCGTATTGCACAAGTTACGCGACGACCAGGAAGACCAGTTCGCCCACGCCCTCGACAACTTCAGCCGCAAGATCTGGCGCCAACCGCGCTCACGTCGATTGGCCCGCTATGACCTGGCCATCCTCCATGATCCCCAGGAGCAATTGCCGCCGTCGAATGCCAAGGCGCTGGAGAACTTCGTGCGCGTCGGCAAGGGCCTGGGCATTGATGTGGAACTGATCGAGCGCAAGGATTACTCGCGCCTCGCCGAGTACGACGCCTTGCTGATCCGTGAGACCACCAGCGTCGACAACCACACCTACCGTTTTGCCAAGAAAGCCGAAAGCGAAGGCCTGGTGGTGATGGATGACCCGGCGTCGATCCTGCGCTGTACCAACAAGGTCTACCTCACCGACCTGCTCAACAGTCACCAACTGGGTATGCCCGCCACCGAGATTCTCTACAAGGAGCGACCGGAAGATTTCGAGCGGGTCGGCGAACGCCTCGGCTTCCCGCTGGTGTTGAAGATCCCCGACGGTTGTTTCTCCCGGGGCGTGATCAAGGTTGAAAGCCAGGAAGCCTTGCTCAAGGCCACCGCCGAGTTGTTTGAACACTCGGTGCTGTTACTGGCCCAGGAGTTTTTCTACACCGAGTACGACTGGCGCATCGGCGTACTCAACCGCAAGCCGATCTTTGCCTGCCAGTACTTCATGTCCAAGGGCCATTGGCAGATCTACAACCACAAGGCCATCGGCCAGGACATCAACGGCGAATGCCGCACCCTGGCGGTCCACGAAGCGCCCAAGGCGGTGGTGGAACTGGCGGTCAAGACCGCCAACCTGATCGGCGACGGCCTGTACGGCGTCGACCTCAAGCAATCCGGCGACAAGGTGGTGGTGATCGAGGTCAACGACAACCCCAATATGGATGCCGGTATCGAAGATGCCTATTTGCAAGACGACCTGTATGCGCTGGTGCTGGAGGAGTTTGTACGGCGCCTGGAATTGAAACGCCAAGGCCAGGTCTGGTGA